The stretch of DNA CGGTGTTGAGCAAGCCCTCAAAGCCGTTGAAATGGGTTACGACGCAGTCAAATATCACCTCAATCGGCCCTTGAAAAATGCTGTTGCCGTCGTAGAAGCCACACGCGAAGCCGTTGGTCCCGACGTCGATATCCTCGTCGATCTCACCTGGCACTACGACGTACCCGGTGCAATTGCCCTGGGCAAAGAACTCGAAAAATTCGACGTCTTCTGGCTCGAATCGCCCGTACCCAGCGAAGACCTCCGCCGCCATGCCGAAGTGCCGCGCGACCTCACCCTGCCCATCTGCATCGGCCAGGAATATTACAACGCCTATCAATTCCGCGCTGTTCTGGAAGCACATGCCGCCGACATTCTCCTGCCCGACCTCGCGCGAACAGGTATCACGGGCAGCCAACGCATCGCCCACCTCGCCGAAACCTTCGACATCCCACTCGCCCCAGCCGTCGGCGCGGGCAACGTCCTTTCAACCGCTGCGCAACTCCAGCTCTCGGCAGGCATCCTCAACTTTGTCATCATGGAACACTTCGACCAGAGCTTCCAGTTAAAAAGCGATCAAATCCTCAAACACTCCCTCACCCGAAATGGCAGCTATCTCGAACTGCCCGATCGCCCGGGACTCGGCATTGAAATCGACGAAGAAAAATTG from Gemmatimonadota bacterium encodes:
- a CDS encoding mandelate racemase/muconate lactonizing enzyme family protein, whose product is MRIEQIDAYVVKLPRPNIAENIPDYVRPRKSLSYDTAPPIDDMAAARYAEALFVKITADNGLVGWGEGQSLLVPEATKAVVDRLFAPILIGENPLAREKLYDLTYGTMRGRGYRSGYLAAALAGINNALWDLSGKALDVPCYVLLGGPYRDKVRIYNNIHGPTPEVGVEQALKAVEMGYDAVKYHLNRPLKNAVAVVEATREAVGPDVDILVDLTWHYDVPGAIALGKELEKFDVFWLESPVPSEDLRRHAEVPRDLTLPICIGQEYYNAYQFRAVLEAHAADILLPDLARTGITGSQRIAHLAETFDIPLAPAVGAGNVLSTAAQLQLSAGILNFVIMEHFDQSFQLKSDQILKHSLTRNGSYLELPDRPGLGIEIDEEKLMQYAVK